In Triticum urartu cultivar G1812 chromosome 6, Tu2.1, whole genome shotgun sequence, the following proteins share a genomic window:
- the LOC125514919 gene encoding uncharacterized protein LOC125514919, protein MPPGRGRRGRTEQRHPPETGRRDEGAPSRPTPPFPAFASQGRKTRRPRQPPPASLPFAEILARVPYRSLCRFRCVSKAWRVLCSHRAIQRRVPQTLSGFFHTHHSDGGLRFSNLSGGGAPLVDASLPFLRRRYASVKLEQCSSSLLLCKCRESEEDEECDYVVCNPMTRQWTVLPPIVWQDEEDGEPVYFRVVQPFLGFDPAFPSRFVVFSPLVEVCDDVAIYSSETGRWTRNSEWGDNSEYPSFSAECAFLNGMMHFLHLVIEEPLIAVVDTEGDVCGEITLPEGMEDASSGYSSIGYSQGKLHAWYMHPHYYELSVWVLEDYASEKWTLKHTVDVPELFGRESTEEDCDEEDRTYKYEMFAIHPEHNLIFLTDWKEVNLSYDMDSKEVHLMCTSGDFLGGLPYIPSFADLVVG, encoded by the exons ATGCCGCCAGGACGAGGACGGCGTGGCCGCACGGAGCAGCGCCACCCGCCGGAGACCGGCCGCCGCGACGAGGGTGCTCCGTCACGTCCCACGCCGCCGTTCCCCGCCTTCGCTTCTCAG GGGAGGAAGACGAGGAGGCCGAGGCAGCCGCCGCCGGCGAGCCTCCCCTTCGCCGAGATCCTGGCGCGGGTGCCCTACCGGTCGCTCTGCCGCTTCCGGTGCGTGTCCAAGGCGTGGCGAGTCCTCTGCTCCCACCGGGCCATCCAAAGGAGGGTGCCGCAGACCCTCTCCGGATTCTTCCACACCCACCACTCGGACGGCGGCCTCCGTTTCAGCAATCTGTCCGGGGGAGGCGCCCCTCTGGTCGACGCTTCGCTCCCTTTCCTCCGCAGGAGGTACGCGAGCGTCAAGCTCGAGCAATGCAGCAGCAGCCTTCTCCTCTGCAAATGCCGGGAATCGGAGGAAGACGAGGAATGCGATTACGTCGTGTGCAATCCTATGACCCGGCAGTGGACCGTGCTGCCTCCTATAGTATGGCAGGACGAAGAGGATGGTGAACCTGTGTATTTCAGAGTGGTGCAGCCCTTCCTGGGTTTCGACCCGGCCTTTCCATCCCGCTTTGTGGTGTTTTCGCCCCTGGTCGAGGTGTGCGACGATGTGGCGATATACTCGTCGGAAACTGGGCGATGGACTCGCAACAGTGAGTGGGGGGATAACAGCGAGTATCCTTCTTTTTCTGCAGAATGTGCCTTCCTGAATGGCATGATGCATTTTCTGCATCTGGTGATCGAGGAACCTTTAATTGCCGTAGTGGACACAGAGGGGGATGTTTGTGGGGAAATTACTCTGCCAGAAGGAATGGAAGACGCCAGTTCTGGTTATAGTTCAATTGGGTACTCTCAAGGGAAATTGCATGCCTGGTATATGCATCCTCATTATTACGAACTCTCTGTGTGGGTACTTGAGGATTATGCTAGTGAAAAGTGGACCCTAAAGCATACTGTTGACGTTCCAGAACTGTTTGGAAGGGAATCCACTGAAGAGGATTGTGACGAAGAGGACAGGACCTATAAGTATGAGATGTTTGCAATTCATCCAGAGCATAATTTGATTTTCCTTACTGACTGGAAGGAGGTGAATCTGTCCTATGATATGGATAGCAAGGAAGTGCATCTTATGTGCACTTCTGGAGATTTCCTGGGTGGCCTACCTTATATTCCCTCTTTTGCGGATCTGGTTGTTGGATGA